The Diachasmimorpha longicaudata isolate KC_UGA_2023 chromosome 18, iyDiaLong2, whole genome shotgun sequence DNA segment CCGCATCCCCTTGATCCACCGCTCGACGCTTGTGGGCATCTTCGGAGGCCGAGGGATAGCGGGGAGGCGCACTACGCAATGTGCGTGTGCGCCCATTGTCCCGAATCGCGTGGtgaacaggggactgcggcggGGGGGCGAGCTGAGTCATCCACTCCTTCGTTGGTGAGTGAGCGCGGAGAGTAGGGGActgcgggaaggagggggacgagCTACCTCATCCTATCCTCCAGTGGTGATTTCCCCGATAGTTGtcgcgctgtccgagcgcgCCGAGTAGGGGAttgggggaaggggaaggacTTGTATGGGAAGGGGTTCTGCAACGGTGAGtgagaaatgaataaatatatcatTAGTATAGGGGCCGCGCGGGGGGGGGTGTCAAAATAACCTTTAAGGTTAGATTGCCTCGTCACAGCTGTCCCGGGGGTAGAGAACACATGGGGTTTCTAGAACCCCATGTTGAACGATATCAAACCCTGTGCTTGCTTATCCAGCGTCGACTCCAGGAACGGCGAGCTAGAAGAGAGGCTAGAAGGCGGTTAGGACAACTTGACAAGGATTAATTTATCACAACTTATAAGGTACCCCTGCTTTCCCCTTAACCCAGCAGGGTTTCTCTGCGGATGAATTTCCCGCTTCGCAAATAATTTCCTCAACTTACAAATAAATAGGGGGAGCATCAACAAGGCAAACGAGGAAAATCATAACTAAGCAATTTATAAACTGTACAGGAAGGTTTATTGATAGAAACAAaggaaaatatataatattctGTACATCGAAATAAGAATGAAGAAACGAGGGGTCGTCGTCGGGATCCGTCTAGGGCAGGAACCTGCAGTCGGGGCAGGTGCGAACATCCTCCCCCCATCGGCCACAGAAGTAACAACGGCGGGCACCGATGGGGCCAATGCTCGACTGGTGGGCTCCGTTGCACTGCCAACAACCGGTGAAGAGGAGGGGGGAGTGTTTAGGGATGGCGGCCAATTGAGGGAATCCAGGGGCTCGTCGCACATACTGGGAGTGCTTGGGAGAGGGTTTGGGGGAGGGATTGGAAGAGGGCTTGGGGCGTGATGGTGCACAGCTTGGGGGAGGTTTGCCGGTCGAGGGATGTGGAAGGACATCAGGGCAGGGATGGTTCTTGTGGGTTGGGTTTGGGCAACGTTTAAGGAAGCTGAGGGGATATTAAGGCTCATTAGGAAACTACGGGGGGTGTGGGGACGTCTGAGAGGGGATAATTGGAGGGGGAATTCAGGGATTTCTGGATCTGAGCCGGTTGGCGATGGGCTCGAAGTCTCTGTGGTTGGTGAGGGGGAGAGCGGGGATTTTGCTGGGACGGCCTCGTCTTCTGACGAGGAGGGTTGGAACTGCTGATAGACGGGGGGGGATAGTGAGAGGGGGGTGTTGAGTTCTCCTGAGGGAACCGGTGAGGGGGGGAGCGAGAGTCCTCGCGGGTTTTCCTCGTCGGATTCCATGGGGGTCTAGTGTGGGAAGCCTCCAAGTCCAGGCTCACCGTGGAGGTGGCCTCCGATGTCGTCGCTGACCAGGGACTCTTGATCGTTGGGTGTCCATACCTCcgataatattcggtttcttgGCGGGCTTGCCGCAGCATCTCCTCCGTAGCCAACCACTCCGGTGTGGGTGGTGGTGAGCTGGGTGTCACCTCTCCTACTGGGGCCCGATACGGCACTCTCACCTCGCGGGGAATCCTCCTCATTTTTCGTGTTCTCGATGGTATCTAAAGGGGGACGGATGACAAAGGGTCTGAGGTCAGAAATATGAATTTTGGGAATTCGGTCACCATGCAGGTCTTCCTAGTCGTACATTATAGGGGAAATTACGTTTAAAACAAGATAAGGACCATCGTATTTGGGGGCTGACTTAGCGGTGAAATGGGTAGCTGCACGGGAGAGGAGGCGGTGTTTTCGCAGAACCAGGTCCCCGACCGCAAAAGCGAGATCTTTCCGTCCTTGATTATATCGTTCGGCTTGTTTCGCGAATGTTTCACCCATGTATTTACGAGCAAGATCATAAAAATATGTTATGCGTTCAACGCGTGACTGCCACGGTCCCGGGGGTGACGAGGTTCCCTACTAGAAATTTGGCTCGGCAAACCGTCCGGTCCGACTATGGCACGCCGAACGTCATGTTTGGCGCTAGTACGGTCAGCCGAATCTGGCCCGGATAAGGCGCGTTACGCGTTTTTGATGTCCGGGCCGGACAATCTTAACCGTATTTGTGCCACATACGGCAATCAGGTGAGGCCCTGATTCGGCTCTGAGTCGGTGCCGAAGGAAAGTGAAAACTACAAtgtatttatatttgtttatatttattttgaacgTTTGAAAAGGAACAGTatcatatgaaaaaaattgtattattaaatccattcattccattttttgcatttttctcaatgaaaCTATATGATGAAAATGTACGTATTAGCAAAGCATTATTGCAGATTAGAACCTATATTTTTGAACATTcttcctttgaaaaataaaaacgtaatctttttttaaactttttctAACATCAACATCAATAACATTAATTTCTACTATTAATGGATAAAATGGCTTTCCTAGACGAATtgagttgttttttttccataaagcTAGTCGCCATTTCTTTCGTCTCTTCGACTGTTTGTAACAATCTCATTTTCTGCTAATATCTCTGCCATGAATGCGTCGCCATACTCTGGATTGATTGGTTCCTTCAACTTAGTGCGTTTAGCTCGACGAGATCGTCCACCATCCCAGTCTCCAGAATTGTTCAAAGCCCCACTTAATGCAACATTGAAAGTCTTACGTTCCAAAGGTTCTTTTTTAGATCCAAAATTTAAACCAAAAACagctgaggaaaaaataatgttcgaaGTGATCATTCTTCGGAGAAAGtgctcaaaataattaaatggttATCTTAATAAAAGTGCTCTTACCAATAAGACAACCATAAAATTTCAGATTCTTGAACAGCTCTTTGCCCTGCACCTTTTTCAAAGGGGTCATCTTATTTCCCACTTGTTGTGTGAGAAATTTGCGAAGAACTACGCCCAAATTTCGCGAGAGTGAAAGCTCTTTGTTGATGCACTTATGCACCTTCATGCACTGATAAAATGTGATGTCCGTCATATTTCAGATTTAAAAATCTCAAACTAAAGATTTTTTGAAAGATTAAATAGACAATTTTAAGGGTGGAATTGAATCTTGAAAATTTGTATAGAAATTTGTTCGGAAtgcaaaaattggaattttaaaaTCGTTACTTTACTCTATGCCTAGcattaatttcaaatgtttTAAGCCCTCAAACAAAGATTTTTTTGCGATGTGTGATAAATCGCCATGCTGATGAAAaaactcacaatttttttcctgtaagACTTATCCTCTTCCAATTGCTTGTCAAAAGCTCTCAATTCTTCCAGAGTCTTACACGGTAGTTTGAATCCATCTCTGGCCTCATCTCCTTCTGATTCTATACCAAATCCATCGATTAATTGGCTTGGATGGGGGGCACTTCTTAGATgagttatttcatttttcatctctACAAATTGACCCTTCAGACGATCTATTTTGTGTCCAATCATACGCACTTGTCGGCAACACATGATCATGATTTCCTTTAAATCTTTttctacataaaaaaaaaacagagtagaattacataaaaatgtaaagttaaataaaaataacaatcaaaCGACGAAAAATGCTAAGAATAAAACGTACTTTCATCTTCCAATCCATCATCATCTAAATCTTTAATAGGTCTGGAGAACGAGGCTGGTGATTGCCTTGGCTTTGTAAGATTGATGCCTGAACTCTTAAGCTTCCGCATTGTGACTCTATTGCCGATATCCTTCAGCGGCGATCTTGGACTAGAACTGCCTATCGGCTTTGGGGATGTCAAAAGTGAAAAGTGGGACGAAATTGAAGAGCTCATAGGTAGAGTTTgagttgaaatatttaaagcTTCTGAGGATTCGTGAATCATCTGTGGAGTAGCTAGCCATTGTTCACCATCTCTTCGATCTCTGGAAGGTCCCAGGACGATCGCATCCTCAGGTTGATCTTTTCGATTTATTTCTGATCGAACAATGATTGCGTCCACTTCAACATGCTTTGGGGCTTTACGCATCGCCGTTAATTTGTTAGACTCATGACGTTCGAGATtctcaccttttttttttttttttgtggaagcTGGGGAGATGTCTCTGAAGAAGTATTTAAGATTGTTGATCGACGTTTtgacgttttatttaattgaagtgTTGTTGGGGAGACCGAAAACAACGTTGTGCTCCCATCAGCAGATGAAACAGATTTTTCTGAATCAGATTTATGCATAAAATCGTTGCCGTTTTGCTGCTTTGATAGAGTTTTACGTATAGCAGCATCCTTGCATTGGACTCTTGATGAACTTTTTTGCTACTTGAGACTCTGTCGTGCATCCTCAAACAATTGGGACATTCCCGCAGcattatttttcactgttcggcatttatatttttctctttcaagaAGTCCCCTCTCTTTGGGAGAAACATCGGTGTCTGATGAGAAAGCAAAGCTTTTCTGGCCTAGGATCCTTAACTTCTCCTCAAGTTCATCATAAATATCTAATAAAGACAAGTAACACCATTATTTCTGGCGAACAACGTTTTCTAGAGCTAACAATTGGTTTTACAGCTGGGAATCAAGATTGAAGTTTTAACAATCATTTTTACCTTCCATCatagaaaattatattttttatattttctatgTCGAAATCGATATTGACAAGAATGGTTTTCATTTGttaggaaataatttttttaagacgAAATCGATCAGTCCAATGTTCTCTCAGTTTTTTTTAGGAACAATGTCAATATGATTCTACACCATTAGTATATATTTCACGATAAAAAATCGCATCAATgaagattttattttgtataaattaaattttgttttccttAATTACTTTTCGTGGTGTGCCAATATATGAAGACCATATCTGTTCATATCTATTTACAATTAAACAATATTATTCTCTACGGTGGAAGAGAAGACATATTTTTTGACAAATTCAAACTCAATTTTTAACCATAAAATTAGAGGTCAAGTCAAAAATCACCCAACATCTGGAAGGTGACGGTGAttgttatggaaaattttaaattgctGAAATTGGATTAGATgcatcttttttttaatttttgagttcaaaaacaatttacaatttatttaccTGCTACTCCTCGGATTTCGACCTCATGGACAGGCCAAGATTTGTTGGGAAAAATTACACACTTGTATTTTGGAGATATTGAAACATTCATCTATAAATATGCAAAATAAGATGTTATTATGCGTAAATGAACACAGAAACATTGCAGGTTAGGTTGGCCTACGTATACAATACGTAATTTTGGTCTATCAAACGTTGTGACTTTATGACTTTCAATATAGTTTactaatgagaaaatttaaagGTTACAAAAAACGGTCTTCTCTGATATTTTTGAGAGATAGGTAAATCTTCCAGTGGTTCACTGATTCACAATTTGATGCAGATCACAATCCTTCTATTAGACCAATATAAATGATTCACATGACAACGAACCTTTTTTGGTGAAGTTATGAACGAACcgggtaattaattaatcgattattACACTCGCGAATAACATTTAGGCAGTAAAAATAACGAAACATGCAATTGTAGATGCAGAATGCCGGTGAAGAGTACGTTGCATCACAACCGGCATAACACTGAAACTCAGTTGGGTGCCATGACGCCCTGTCAATGTTGGCCATCTTGAGGTTATGAAAATCAATGGATGAATCGATTCATCGAACTTTTTTCAGTTTTACCAATTATTTCCCATTTATTATCATTCGGATTAATAATCATGGACCACTTGAACCAATATATTCtagttgaaaaacaaattatgacaattggaaaaaattacacGCTTTTTACAGCAGATTGCGTATGCAACTAAGCTCACCGTCAAAAGTataaatatcaatattttgttttttacaaaaaatcaattgatatcAAGCAATATTATTCGATAGAAATTGATCGACTTCATAATTACCTTGTTTAAATGATAACCCAAGAGATTCCGCGATCAGGcgtgaaaattttcaccacAGGATCAGAATAAATGTTCTGATGCGTTTATGCAATCAACTATCCTTAAAGAAAGTAATACTTATTCCATTTTTCGGAGGAAATAACAGCGCTCTCAAATAGGAAATTCATTTCACATGcgttaaattcaatttattgaaaaacggtgtggaacctgaatgaagataaaaaattaaaaccagAGTTAATTAACCCATGGATTCAAAGATGTATTTTAGTACACGGTTACAAGACTTGCTTTCATTGGCATGAGAGTGAAGTCCAAGGTGTTAGTGCAGTATCctttgtgaatgaaaaataataataacccaACGTGGAAGTCGAAGTAAAAACgcgaatttcaatatttcattaagTTTATTCAAAGCatataattgaaaatgatCAATGATGGATCATTTAAGAGCCATATGCTTGGAAATTACATATGCAGTAATGGCATTGTATAGAtcttttcttctttatcactcATTTCTAGAGTAACCATTTTTTGTAAGACACAATTCAATTTTCGTGTTAACAGCTTTCCTTTCTTTTTACTAACACACCACATATTTAAATCGGCAGAATCACAAGGATACGTgaatatggattttattttaaccaGCTGAATTCCACGAATTTCAATATTCTCAAATGTCTCATTGGGTAGAagataaatttcattaattgctAAAAGTATTCCAGTGTTTAAAAGTACTGTATTATTGGGAGCTGTGGGTGTAAGAATAATTCCTTTGTACATTAAACgcttaataataattttcccatTTGAATCGGCACAGAGactcttcaatatttttatcgaagaaGATGGAGTTGAAAGCTTTGGAGATCTAGCAAAAAATAACTCATGCAATCGACGACATACTTGGGCAAGAGGTCTGTTACCTGTTCGAAGGAGCTTTTTAATTTTGCCAAGTGCATTCTCGAAAGGGAATGCTGAAATGTGGTAGAGGGGACATTCCATGTTTTTGACGTCATCAGCTAAATGTATAAGATTATGaatatttccaattaaaatagTCTTTCCGTATAATTTTGATGctaattcaacaaattttctgAGGTAAATTTCTGCACATTCCCAGTTTTTTAGAGCCTCTTCCTTCGAACACAAAACTCTACATGCTGCATGCAGTAGtaagaaatgtttaaaaacTTTGTCAGATAATATCTTTCGAAAGATCACTGG contains these protein-coding regions:
- the LOC135170822 gene encoding uncharacterized protein LOC135170822; translation: MRKAPKHVEVDAIIVRSEINRKDQPEDAIVLGPSRDRRDGEQWLATPQMIHESSEALNISTQTLPMSSSISSHFSLLTSPKPIGSSSPRSPLKDIGNRVTMRKLKSSGINLTKPRQSPASFSRPIKDLDDDGLEDEKKDLKEIMIMCCRQVRMIGHKIDRLKGQFVEMKNEITHLRSAPHPSQLIDGFGIESEGDEARDGFKLPCKTLEELRAFDKQLEEDKSYRKKICMKVHKCINKELSLSRNLGVVLRKFLTQQVGNKMTPLKKVQGKELFKNLKFYGCLIAVFGLNFGSKKEPLERKTFNVALSGALNNSGDWDGGRSRRAKRTKLKEPINPEYGDAFMAEILAENEIVTNSRRDERNGD